One Lutzomyia longipalpis isolate SR_M1_2022 chromosome 4, ASM2433408v1 DNA segment encodes these proteins:
- the LOC129794963 gene encoding uncharacterized protein LOC129794963 — protein MRQIDVESPIVPPLIDIKERRQDPLRRIQEEINEVVRRERELRTTTNRGQSPKTISVALTDDSGISTTSSSPVNGAPAEEEDKSPTPKSAQPYNRTPTAFTFVPRNQTVPGPRVPEMLTRTMSTPQIFQPTPNQRRGLMQRFIASRGRMVANNQPFQNEKKIMNGGPILLSPTAKTSPPVIERDQNGRPIRRGYVPVEEKIQKELREMKNREVELKQIRKQSHLRASNPDLLDEGDDFDIDDESDREEESGSYGKMNGAKSISELCDSLTSSSLSPRNTPSPKLHGQTHTKLRPAISLAQLCDVDPTDAPSAPCLIAQWEDFIMKKRRKQVY, from the exons AGCCCAATAGTGCCGCCGCTAATTGATATAAAGGAACGTCGTCAGGATCCACTGAGGCGTATCCAGGAGGAGATAAACGAGGTGGTGCGACGCGAAAGGGAACTCCGCACAACGACAAATCGCGGTCAATCGCCCAAAACCATCTCTGTGGCACTTACGGATGATTCGGGAATTTCCACGACCTCGTCGAGCCCCGTGAACGGCGCCCCTGCTGAAGAGGAGGACAAGAGTCCCACACCCAAATCAGCACAGCCGTACAATCGCACCCCGACGGCATTCACATTCGTGCCCCGCAATCAGACAGTGCCGGGTCCACGGGTCCCGGAGATGCTCACGCGGACCATGTCAACGCCACAGATTTTCCAGCCGACGCCGAATCAGCGGCGTGGCCTCATGCAGCGTTTCATTGCCTCACGCGGCCGAATGGTTGCGAACAATCAACCATTCCAGAATGAAAAGAAG attatGAATGGTGGTCCAATCCTTCTGTCCCCAACGGCCAAGACAAGCCCACCGGTTATTGAACGCGACCAAAATGGGCGCCCTATTCGACGTGGCTACGTTCCCGTTGAGGAGAAGATCCAGAAGGAATTGCGTGAAATGAAGAATCGTGAAGTGGAGCTAAAACAAATCCGGAAGCAGTCTCACTTGCGTGCGTCAAATCCCGACCTTCTTGACGAAGGCGACGA TTTTGACATAGACGATGAATCAGACAGAGAGGAGGAATCCGGTTCGTATGGAAAGATGAACGGAGCCAAATCCATCAGTGAACTATGCGACAGCCTCACGAGTTCTAGTCTTTCACCAAG aAACACACCAAGCCCCAAATTGCACGGGCAGACTCACACAAAGCTGCGTCCTGCCATTTCTCTGGCACAGCTCTGCGATGTAGATCCAACGGATGCCCCATCAGCACCCTGTCTCATCGCTCAATGGGAGGACTTCATAATGAAGAAGCGCCGAAAGCAGGTCTACTAA
- the LOC129794964 gene encoding alpha-(1,3)-fucosyltransferase C-like isoform X2 yields MHSYAKIFFVLCIIFTLIFFPWEVIFVSEDELEDSSVTRSDFQKSEETNNQSQEEGHQLSGYKVKHILLYQVPPWMKTVLLAPTDNKCIVTSDKNYLPQIENFDALLFSGQHRWTVEENFPKVRSPHQLYVFVDLECPLMSFHEFSVDPQKEIYNLTMTYRRDSDIYWPYGFITDRKIKYQSQAEEPNWMNPVFEDKVDPTLLERITSKNRTAAWFVSNCYAHSQRTYLAQALQKMPS; encoded by the exons ATGCATAGTTatgctaaaattttctttgttttatgcattatttttactctaattttctttccgtGGGAGGTGATTTTTGTGTCTGAAGATGAACTGGAAGATTCCTCTGTGACTAGAAGTGATTTccaaaaaagtgaagaaactAATAATCAAAGTCAAGAAGAAGGTCATCAGTTGAGTGGTTATAAAGTGAAGCATATTCTTCTGTATCAAGTCCCACCTTGGATGAAAACTGTTTTATTGGCACCAACAGATAACAAATGCATTGTAACAAGTGATAAGAATTACCTGCCGCAGATTGAAAATTTCGATGCGTTGCTCTTTAGTGGTCAACACAGATGGAcagtagaagaaaatttcccgaAAGTCCGTTCGCCTCATCAGTTGTATGTGTTTGTGGACCTTGAATGTCCTCTGATGTCCTTCCATGAATTTTCTGTTGATCCTCAGAAGGAAATCTACAATCTAACCATGACTTATCGTAGAGATTCAGACATTTACTGGCCTTATGGCTTTATTACAGATCGAAAGATAAAGTACCAAAGTCAGGCTGAGGAGCCAAATTGGATGAACCCAGTCTTTGAGGATAAAGTCGATCCGACTCTCTTGGAACGAATTACGAGTAAGAACAGAACAGCCGCTTGGTTTGTATCAAACTGCTACGCCCATTCACAACGGACCTACCTTGCTCAGGCTTTGCAGAAG ATGCCCTCGTAA
- the LOC129794964 gene encoding alpha-(1,3)-fucosyltransferase C-like isoform X3: MNPVFEDKVDPTLLERITSKNRTAAWFVSNCYAHSQRTYLAQALQKVIDVDIYGKCGPLKCPRNMSEDCYEHVDQEYFFYLSFENSLCKDYLTEKVFNIMRYSVVPVVYGGANYSQHLPPHSYINANDFDTATELANYLTYLRSNITAYVQYFWWKKYYKTIVSGKIYNNLCDKLHDLPDNHTGKFYDNIKTWWEKDQCTNSRRIHFV; this comes from the exons ATGAACCCAGTCTTTGAGGATAAAGTCGATCCGACTCTCTTGGAACGAATTACGAGTAAGAACAGAACAGCCGCTTGGTTTGTATCAAACTGCTACGCCCATTCACAACGGACCTACCTTGCTCAGGCTTTGCAGAAGGTGATTGATGTGGACATTTACGGCAAATGTGGTCCATTGAA ATGCCCTCGTAATATGAGCGAAGACTGTTACGAGCACGTAGATCAGGAGTACTTTTTCTATTTATCCTTTGAAAATTCCCTCTGCAAGGATTACCTCACAGAGAAAGTCTTCAACATAATGCGGTACAGTGTTGTTCCTGTTGTCTACGGTGGTGCAAACTATTCACAACACCTACCCCCTCATTCCTACATCAATGCCAATGATTTTGACACAGCAACGGAGTTGGCAAACTACTTAACCTATCTCCGTAGCAACATAACAGCCTACGTTCAATACTTCTGGTGGAAGAAGTACTACAAAACCATCGTTAGTGGAAAGATCTACAACAATCTCTGCGACAAGCTTCATGACTTGCCTGATAATCACACAGGAAAGTTTTATGATAATATCAAGACGTGGTGGGAGAAAGATCAGTGTACAAACAGTCGGAGGATCCATTTTGTATGA
- the LOC129794964 gene encoding alpha-(1,3)-fucosyltransferase C-like isoform X1 → MHSYAKIFFVLCIIFTLIFFPWEVIFVSEDELEDSSVTRSDFQKSEETNNQSQEEGHQLSGYKVKHILLYQVPPWMKTVLLAPTDNKCIVTSDKNYLPQIENFDALLFSGQHRWTVEENFPKVRSPHQLYVFVDLECPLMSFHEFSVDPQKEIYNLTMTYRRDSDIYWPYGFITDRKIKYQSQAEEPNWMNPVFEDKVDPTLLERITSKNRTAAWFVSNCYAHSQRTYLAQALQKVIDVDIYGKCGPLKCPRNMSEDCYEHVDQEYFFYLSFENSLCKDYLTEKVFNIMRYSVVPVVYGGANYSQHLPPHSYINANDFDTATELANYLTYLRSNITAYVQYFWWKKYYKTIVSGKIYNNLCDKLHDLPDNHTGKFYDNIKTWWEKDQCTNSRRIHFV, encoded by the exons ATGCATAGTTatgctaaaattttctttgttttatgcattatttttactctaattttctttccgtGGGAGGTGATTTTTGTGTCTGAAGATGAACTGGAAGATTCCTCTGTGACTAGAAGTGATTTccaaaaaagtgaagaaactAATAATCAAAGTCAAGAAGAAGGTCATCAGTTGAGTGGTTATAAAGTGAAGCATATTCTTCTGTATCAAGTCCCACCTTGGATGAAAACTGTTTTATTGGCACCAACAGATAACAAATGCATTGTAACAAGTGATAAGAATTACCTGCCGCAGATTGAAAATTTCGATGCGTTGCTCTTTAGTGGTCAACACAGATGGAcagtagaagaaaatttcccgaAAGTCCGTTCGCCTCATCAGTTGTATGTGTTTGTGGACCTTGAATGTCCTCTGATGTCCTTCCATGAATTTTCTGTTGATCCTCAGAAGGAAATCTACAATCTAACCATGACTTATCGTAGAGATTCAGACATTTACTGGCCTTATGGCTTTATTACAGATCGAAAGATAAAGTACCAAAGTCAGGCTGAGGAGCCAAATTGGATGAACCCAGTCTTTGAGGATAAAGTCGATCCGACTCTCTTGGAACGAATTACGAGTAAGAACAGAACAGCCGCTTGGTTTGTATCAAACTGCTACGCCCATTCACAACGGACCTACCTTGCTCAGGCTTTGCAGAAGGTGATTGATGTGGACATTTACGGCAAATGTGGTCCATTGAA ATGCCCTCGTAATATGAGCGAAGACTGTTACGAGCACGTAGATCAGGAGTACTTTTTCTATTTATCCTTTGAAAATTCCCTCTGCAAGGATTACCTCACAGAGAAAGTCTTCAACATAATGCGGTACAGTGTTGTTCCTGTTGTCTACGGTGGTGCAAACTATTCACAACACCTACCCCCTCATTCCTACATCAATGCCAATGATTTTGACACAGCAACGGAGTTGGCAAACTACTTAACCTATCTCCGTAGCAACATAACAGCCTACGTTCAATACTTCTGGTGGAAGAAGTACTACAAAACCATCGTTAGTGGAAAGATCTACAACAATCTCTGCGACAAGCTTCATGACTTGCCTGATAATCACACAGGAAAGTTTTATGATAATATCAAGACGTGGTGGGAGAAAGATCAGTGTACAAACAGTCGGAGGATCCATTTTGTATGA